Proteins encoded together in one Planctopirus ephydatiae window:
- a CDS encoding DUF1559 domain-containing protein — translation MPLPRFTSCRSRGFTLIELLVVIAIIAILIALLLPAVQQAREAARRTQCKNHLKQIGLALHNYESTHNTFPPGCVSIPTSTWSGVSNDGIQETGPGWGFFAHILPFIDQAPLYNSINFNIAITAASHATQRRTIIAPYRCPSDTWDQPVTIFSNGATTPTPAPTTILVSDLASISYVGCVGGGNPAAAPAYTALYEQQPFNGMFHRNSKVRMSDITDGTSNTLGIGERASMHTPNGWAGVIPLGSMVFSPQEAARRGQTVGATARPAITMIGVHVRSTGPSRDSSPGGFMAPHDGISHVLMMDGSTRAVGVNVDINVFRALASRNDGVVVGDF, via the coding sequence ATGCCGCTCCCGAGGTTCACTTCTTGCCGCTCCCGTGGCTTCACGCTCATCGAACTTCTGGTGGTGATTGCTATTATTGCCATCCTGATCGCCCTGCTCTTGCCTGCCGTGCAGCAGGCGCGCGAAGCTGCACGCCGCACGCAATGCAAGAATCATCTCAAGCAGATCGGTCTCGCGCTGCACAACTACGAGTCGACGCACAACACGTTTCCCCCGGGATGTGTTTCGATTCCAACCAGCACCTGGTCTGGCGTGTCGAATGACGGGATTCAAGAGACCGGTCCCGGTTGGGGCTTCTTCGCACACATTTTGCCGTTTATCGATCAGGCCCCGTTGTACAACTCGATTAACTTCAATATAGCGATCACCGCTGCCAGCCACGCCACGCAGCGGCGGACGATCATTGCTCCCTACCGCTGTCCGAGCGACACCTGGGATCAGCCCGTCACCATTTTTTCCAACGGGGCGACGACTCCGACTCCAGCTCCCACAACCATCCTGGTCAGCGATCTGGCTTCGATCAGCTACGTCGGCTGCGTCGGAGGCGGAAATCCCGCCGCCGCGCCGGCCTACACCGCGTTGTACGAGCAGCAGCCGTTCAACGGCATGTTTCATCGCAATTCGAAGGTGCGGATGTCTGACATCACGGACGGCACTTCGAATACCTTAGGGATTGGCGAACGCGCGAGTATGCATACTCCCAATGGGTGGGCAGGTGTCATTCCGTTGGGATCGATGGTCTTCTCGCCGCAAGAAGCCGCACGACGCGGACAAACCGTCGGCGCTACTGCCCGCCCGGCTATCACGATGATCGGCGTCCATGTGCGCTCCACCGGGCCTTCGCGCGACAGCAGCCCTGGTGGATTCATGGCTCCCCATGACGGTATTTCGCACGTTCTTATGATGGACGGTTCCACTCGGGCGGTGGGAGTCAATGTGGACATCAACGTCTTTCGAGCTCTTGCCAGCCGGAACGATGGAGTGGTCGTTGGAGATTTCTGA